The Aequorivita sublithincola DSM 14238 genome window below encodes:
- a CDS encoding Omp28-related outer membrane protein has translation MGIILITYIYNRILNMKKISLLFFTILIAHSSFSQTNGATKKVVLEQFNGAWNGYCPDSDFIMENILTQYPDDVIGISIHSLDGMAYNNEIESEFSIGATPVGMVDRKKFTGESNEIVNRIDWENYVVEQLTSYTPAEVNLTISYDSATRTITGTITAEFIDAANGDMRFVMSVVEDDVIGSGSDFDQTNYYNNIPGHPFEGSGNPIVGYKHSNVLRANLPGVYGNEGIIPSSVEAGSIYSETFTYILPANYDETKISVVGFLAFSVPEVGQRKILNADQKLLSEVLSIKKESLFGSLSISPNPTNDQFTLNLSLRETITADIIMYNIFGQEVKKIASGTFTMGNQAIHVSVENLSKGIYYVTTRTSDDTLTKKLVVK, from the coding sequence TTGGGTATAATCCTGATAACATACATCTATAATAGAATATTAAATATGAAGAAAATATCATTACTATTCTTTACAATTCTGATTGCGCATTCTAGTTTCTCTCAGACAAATGGCGCTACAAAAAAGGTTGTCTTAGAACAGTTCAATGGAGCGTGGAATGGTTACTGTCCAGATTCAGATTTTATAATGGAAAACATTCTTACGCAATACCCAGATGATGTAATTGGCATCTCTATACATAGTCTTGATGGAATGGCATACAACAATGAAATTGAATCTGAATTCTCTATTGGCGCCACCCCAGTTGGAATGGTAGATAGGAAAAAATTTACTGGTGAATCTAATGAGATAGTAAATCGTATTGATTGGGAGAATTATGTAGTAGAACAATTGACCAGTTATACACCTGCAGAAGTTAACCTTACAATTAGTTATGATTCCGCAACACGAACAATTACAGGTACAATAACAGCAGAATTCATTGATGCTGCTAATGGAGATATGCGCTTTGTGATGAGCGTAGTAGAAGACGACGTTATTGGATCTGGATCTGATTTCGATCAAACAAACTATTATAATAATATTCCAGGACATCCTTTTGAAGGATCAGGAAATCCGATTGTTGGATACAAACACAGTAATGTTTTACGCGCAAACTTGCCAGGTGTCTATGGAAATGAAGGAATCATTCCATCATCCGTTGAGGCGGGATCAATATATTCTGAAACCTTTACATATATACTTCCTGCCAACTATGATGAAACCAAAATTTCAGTAGTTGGATTTTTAGCTTTCAGTGTTCCTGAAGTAGGACAGCGTAAAATTTTAAATGCAGATCAGAAGTTGTTATCGGAAGTTTTATCAATAAAAAAAGAAAGTTTGTTTGGCTCACTATCCATTTCACCGAACCCAACAAATGATCAATTTACACTAAATTTAAGCTTAAGAGAAACTATAACAGCCGATATTATAATGTATAATATATTCGGTCAGGAGGTGAAAAAAATAGCTTCGGGTACCTTTACTATGGGAAATCAAGCAATACATGTTTCTGTAGAAAACTTATCAAAAGGAATCTATTACGTTACAACTCGAACCAGTGATGATACACTAACAAAGAAACTGGTAGTTAAATAG
- a CDS encoding saccharopine dehydrogenase family protein yields the protein MRNILIIGAGRSASSLIRYLLDKSEEEQLFITIGDLSIKAAQKFTQNHPNACGVLLDVFNKTQRKEAVKNSDLVISMLPARYHIEVARDCIEFGKHMVTASYISKEMQALNPKAEAKGLIFMNEIGLDPGVDHMSAMQIIDRIRAKGGKMLLFESFCGGLIAPESDNNLWNYKFTWNPRNVVLAGQGGAAEFIQEGKFKYIPYHRLFRRTEFVNIEGYGKFEVLANRNSLQYQSIYGLDNILTLYRGTIRRVGFSKAWNMFVQLGMTDDTYTIPDSENLTYREFVNLFLAYSPTDSVELKLRYALRIDQDDLMWEKLLDLDIFNKEKTIGIKNATPAMALQKILEEKWTLAEDDKDMIVMYHKFGYELDGKQHQIDSHMALIGEDQTHTAMAKTVGLPVAIAALKILNEEITTPGVQLPIAKEVYEPILKELAENGIIFHEEEVKYIGYNPDNIHL from the coding sequence ATGAGAAACATATTGATTATCGGTGCCGGTAGGTCTGCTTCCAGTCTAATCCGCTATTTACTAGACAAAAGCGAGGAAGAGCAACTTTTTATAACTATTGGGGATCTATCCATAAAAGCTGCTCAAAAATTTACTCAAAACCATCCAAATGCCTGTGGCGTATTGCTCGATGTTTTTAACAAAACGCAACGAAAAGAAGCAGTTAAAAACAGTGATTTGGTAATTTCGATGCTTCCTGCACGCTATCATATTGAAGTAGCAAGGGATTGTATTGAGTTCGGAAAACATATGGTAACCGCCTCATATATAAGCAAAGAAATGCAAGCGCTAAACCCAAAAGCTGAAGCCAAAGGATTAATTTTTATGAATGAAATAGGCCTGGATCCTGGAGTAGACCATATGAGTGCGATGCAAATTATAGATAGAATTCGCGCCAAAGGAGGAAAAATGCTTCTTTTTGAATCTTTCTGCGGCGGTTTAATTGCTCCAGAAAGTGATAATAATCTTTGGAATTATAAATTTACTTGGAATCCAAGAAACGTAGTCTTGGCGGGACAAGGAGGCGCTGCGGAATTTATACAGGAAGGAAAATTCAAGTACATCCCGTACCACCGACTTTTCCGAAGAACTGAATTCGTCAACATTGAAGGTTATGGAAAATTTGAAGTATTAGCCAATAGAAATTCCCTTCAATACCAATCTATTTACGGGCTTGATAATATTCTTACCCTATATCGCGGAACCATAAGAAGAGTAGGTTTCAGTAAGGCTTGGAATATGTTTGTTCAACTTGGAATGACTGATGACACTTATACCATTCCAGATTCTGAAAACTTGACCTATCGTGAATTTGTAAACTTGTTTTTGGCCTATTCCCCAACAGATTCTGTGGAGTTAAAACTTCGTTATGCGCTCAGAATAGATCAAGACGATTTAATGTGGGAAAAGCTGTTGGATTTGGATATTTTCAATAAAGAAAAAACCATTGGCATTAAAAACGCAACTCCTGCAATGGCGCTTCAAAAAATACTTGAAGAAAAATGGACTTTAGCAGAAGATGATAAAGATATGATTGTAATGTATCACAAATTTGGCTACGAATTGGACGGAAAACAACACCAAATAGACAGCCATATGGCGCTAATTGGAGAAGACCAAACCCATACCGCAATGGCCAAAACCGTTGGACTTCCTGTTGCAATTGCAGCCCTCAAAATTTTAAATGAAGAAATAACCACGCCTGGAGTTCAGCTTCCAATTGCAAAAGAAGTTTATGAACCTATTTTAAAAGAACTTGCTGAAAACGGAATTATTTTTCACGAAGAAGAAGTGAAATACATTGGGTATAATCCTGATAACATACATCTATAA
- a CDS encoding DUF423 domain-containing protein: protein MTVLDKNIAATGAIIMAITIAIGAFGAHGLKELLDASALNTFEVGVRYQMYHGLAILILGLAPSIPNISKKKVFSFFLVGILFFSGSIYLLSLDSIIPFETSVIGFVTPLGGLLFIIGWILLAYGILTLKKR, encoded by the coding sequence ATGACGGTTTTAGATAAAAATATAGCGGCAACTGGTGCAATTATTATGGCTATCACGATAGCAATTGGGGCATTTGGAGCACATGGTTTGAAAGAATTATTGGACGCTTCCGCTCTTAATACCTTTGAAGTTGGTGTTCGGTACCAAATGTATCATGGCTTGGCAATTTTAATATTAGGCCTTGCGCCTTCAATTCCAAATATCTCAAAGAAAAAGGTTTTTTCGTTTTTTCTGGTTGGTATTTTGTTTTTTTCAGGCTCCATTTATTTGCTTTCCCTGGATTCCATCATTCCTTTTGAAACTTCGGTAATAGGTTTTGTGACTCCTTTGGGAGGTTTGTTATTTATAATAGGCTGGATTTTACTTGCTTATGGAATTTTAACGTTAAAGAAGCGATAA
- the pckA gene encoding phosphoenolpyruvate carboxykinase (ATP) has translation MVGNNQTKRMISLDNYGIKNAKVKYQLSSEELHDETLQKGQGKEASSGALEINTGEFTGRSPKDRFIVKDDITRDIVWWGNINIPFPPDMFDALYNKVTDYLSEKEIYVRDSYACADENYKLNIRVINETPWSNLFAHNMFLRPTEEELANFAPDWLIINAPNFMADPEVDGTRQHNFAILNFTRKIALIGGTGYTGEIKKGIFSALNFIMPVDKNTLPMHCSANVGDNGETAIFFGLSGTGKTTLSADPDRKLIGDDEHGWTPDNTVFNFEGGCYAKVINLTEEQEPDIYNAIKPGALLENVVMNDKGEVDFANTSITQNTRVSYPIYHIKNIQVPSIGHNPKNIFFLTADAFGVLPPISKLTPGQAAYHFISGYTAKVAGTEEGINEPTPNFSACFGAPFMPLHPTKYAEMLSKKMKDANVNVWLINTGWTGGPYGVGSRMKLKYTRAMIAAALEGKLKDVEFEKHPIFNLMMPTSCPDVPTEVLNPKETWKNKKAYDIQAKELSDSFKENFKKFEAYANDEILSGAPAAE, from the coding sequence ATGGTCGGTAATAACCAAACTAAAAGAATGATTTCATTGGATAACTACGGAATCAAAAACGCAAAAGTTAAGTATCAACTTTCGTCTGAAGAACTTCATGACGAAACACTGCAAAAAGGTCAAGGGAAAGAAGCTAGCAGTGGCGCCCTTGAAATAAACACAGGAGAATTCACAGGAAGATCCCCAAAAGATAGGTTTATCGTTAAAGACGATATTACGCGAGACATAGTGTGGTGGGGGAATATAAATATTCCATTTCCTCCAGATATGTTTGATGCACTTTATAATAAGGTGACAGATTATCTTTCAGAAAAAGAAATTTATGTGCGAGACAGCTATGCCTGTGCAGATGAAAACTATAAGCTGAATATTCGGGTGATTAATGAAACACCGTGGTCAAATTTATTTGCTCACAATATGTTTCTACGACCAACCGAGGAAGAATTGGCGAATTTTGCCCCAGATTGGCTCATAATAAATGCGCCGAATTTTATGGCAGATCCTGAAGTTGACGGAACACGCCAGCACAACTTTGCAATCCTAAATTTCACCAGAAAAATCGCTTTAATTGGCGGTACTGGTTATACAGGCGAAATTAAAAAGGGAATCTTTTCTGCTTTAAATTTTATTATGCCAGTTGATAAGAACACATTGCCGATGCACTGTTCTGCAAACGTAGGTGATAATGGCGAAACAGCAATTTTCTTTGGTCTTTCGGGAACAGGAAAAACTACACTTTCCGCAGATCCAGATCGTAAATTGATAGGTGATGACGAACACGGTTGGACACCAGACAACACAGTTTTCAATTTTGAAGGCGGATGTTATGCAAAAGTGATAAACCTTACTGAAGAGCAAGAACCAGACATTTATAATGCTATAAAACCTGGAGCCCTGCTTGAAAATGTGGTTATGAATGATAAGGGTGAGGTTGATTTTGCAAATACCTCAATCACTCAGAACACGCGTGTAAGCTATCCAATTTATCATATTAAAAATATTCAAGTGCCTTCTATTGGCCACAATCCTAAGAATATTTTCTTTTTAACTGCAGATGCTTTTGGTGTTTTGCCTCCAATTTCAAAATTGACTCCGGGACAAGCTGCTTATCATTTTATAAGCGGTTATACTGCTAAAGTTGCAGGTACTGAAGAAGGAATCAATGAACCAACTCCGAACTTTTCGGCTTGCTTTGGTGCGCCTTTTATGCCGCTTCATCCAACAAAATATGCTGAAATGCTTAGCAAAAAGATGAAAGATGCGAATGTAAATGTTTGGTTAATAAACACAGGCTGGACCGGCGGTCCTTACGGCGTTGGAAGCAGAATGAAACTAAAATACACTCGAGCAATGATTGCTGCAGCTTTAGAAGGGAAATTGAAAGATGTTGAATTCGAAAAGCATCCAATTTTCAATTTGATGATGCCAACTTCTTGTCCTGATGTTCCAACAGAAGTTTTGAACCCTAAGGAAACTTGGAAGAACAAAAAGGCGTATGACATTCAAGCGAAGGAACTTTCAGACTCTTTCAAAGAAAACTTTAAAAAGTTTGAAGCTTACGCAAATGATGAAATTCTTTCTGGAGCTCCAGCTGCGGAATAA
- a CDS encoding leucine--tRNA ligase, whose protein sequence is MSKYHFNELEAKWQKHWAENHTFKAENHSEKPKYYVLDMFPYPSGAGLHVGHPLGYIASDVYARFKRHQGFNVLHPMGYDSFGLPAEQYAIQTGQHPAETTKVNIEGGVDKNGNEIEGYRKQLDRIGFSFDWSREVRTSNPEYYKWTQWIFIQLFESWYDADADKARSIEELLTIFSSEGNTEVNAICDDEIESFTAQQWRDFSETKKQEILLKYRLTYLAETEVNWCPQLGTVLANDEIVNGVSERGGYPVIRKKMKQWSMRITAYAQRLLDGLDKIDWPQPLKDSQTNWIGRSKGATVEFKIQDSRFKIPVFTTRPDTIFGVSFMVLAPEHDLVSKITTSEQKEAVENYVEATAKRSERERMADVKTISGVFTGAYAEHPFSGEKLPIWIGDYVLAGYGTGAVMSVPCGDQRDYDFAKHFNLPIPNIFKDADISEEAYSDKDNTIITNSDFLNDLNYTEATEKIITALEEKGVGEGKINYRLRDAVFSRQRYWGEPFPIYYKDGMPHTIPTECLPLRLPDVKKYLPTEEGEPPLGRAEDWGWDVEKLSVVSCKLIDNETVFPLELNTMPGWAGSSWYFFRYMESEKRNEVFASKEALNYWQDVDLYIGGSEHATGHLLYSRFWVKFMHDRGLVPVEEPFKKLINQGMILGESAFAHRINQGYYNYKDVSDEEFERLDEIFDNLFNIDFTGRLVSWNLLHGKKVFDAIAGEKYNLSDVFDLKDLEYYFKETGFDSNKISFTTTKIHVPVSDVDLKNQIILESFAKFYQGELDSNSLFLNNDGKIEVSREVEKMSKSKYNVVSPDDICEQYGADTLRLYEMFLGPLEQAKPWNTAGITGVHGFLKKLWKLYHSGENESFYVSGETASKDGLKTLHKTIKKVQEDIENFSFNTSVSSFMIAVNELSAEKCNSREVLEPLAILISPYAPHIAEELWEKLGHSESISTAPFPKFEQKFLVESSKEYPISFNGKMRYTLELPLDLTKDEIESAVMSHEKTAHYLEGRTPKKVIIVPGKIVNIVG, encoded by the coding sequence ATGAGCAAATATCACTTCAACGAATTAGAAGCAAAGTGGCAAAAACATTGGGCCGAAAACCATACGTTTAAAGCCGAAAATCATAGTGAAAAACCAAAATATTACGTTTTGGATATGTTTCCCTATCCTTCGGGTGCGGGCTTGCACGTTGGGCATCCGTTAGGCTATATTGCCAGTGATGTTTATGCACGATTTAAACGCCATCAAGGTTTCAACGTTTTGCATCCAATGGGTTATGATTCCTTCGGACTTCCGGCGGAACAATATGCAATTCAAACTGGTCAACATCCTGCTGAAACCACAAAAGTGAATATTGAAGGAGGCGTAGATAAAAACGGAAACGAAATTGAAGGCTATCGCAAACAGTTGGATAGAATAGGTTTTTCTTTTGATTGGAGTCGCGAAGTGCGAACTTCAAATCCTGAATATTACAAATGGACGCAGTGGATTTTTATTCAACTTTTTGAAAGTTGGTACGATGCAGATGCTGATAAAGCGCGGTCTATTGAAGAATTGCTAACTATTTTTTCTTCGGAAGGAAATACTGAGGTAAATGCAATATGCGATGATGAAATTGAAAGCTTTACAGCGCAACAATGGCGTGATTTTTCAGAAACCAAAAAACAAGAAATTCTTTTAAAATATAGATTAACCTATTTAGCCGAAACCGAAGTAAACTGGTGTCCGCAATTAGGTACCGTTTTGGCAAATGACGAAATAGTGAACGGTGTTTCCGAACGCGGCGGTTATCCAGTAATCCGCAAAAAGATGAAGCAGTGGAGTATGCGAATTACTGCTTACGCCCAGCGCTTACTTGATGGACTCGATAAAATTGACTGGCCGCAACCGTTGAAAGATTCACAAACCAACTGGATTGGACGTTCAAAAGGGGCGACTGTGGAATTCAAGATTCAAGATTCAAGATTCAAGATTCCAGTATTTACAACTAGGCCAGACACAATTTTTGGCGTTAGCTTTATGGTTTTGGCACCAGAACACGATTTGGTTTCAAAAATTACAACTTCCGAACAAAAAGAAGCAGTTGAAAACTACGTGGAAGCAACTGCAAAACGCAGCGAACGCGAACGAATGGCAGATGTAAAAACTATTTCTGGCGTTTTCACGGGCGCGTATGCAGAGCATCCTTTTTCAGGTGAAAAACTTCCTATTTGGATTGGCGATTACGTTTTGGCAGGCTATGGAACAGGCGCAGTGATGAGTGTTCCCTGTGGCGATCAGCGCGATTATGATTTTGCAAAACATTTCAATCTGCCAATTCCAAATATTTTTAAGGATGCGGACATTTCTGAAGAAGCTTATTCAGATAAGGATAATACAATCATCACCAACAGCGACTTTTTAAATGATTTAAATTATACTGAAGCCACCGAAAAAATAATTACCGCTTTGGAAGAAAAAGGCGTTGGTGAAGGCAAAATAAATTACCGTTTACGCGATGCTGTTTTTAGCCGTCAACGTTATTGGGGTGAGCCGTTTCCGATTTATTATAAAGACGGAATGCCGCACACAATTCCAACCGAATGTTTGCCATTGCGACTTCCCGATGTTAAAAAATATTTACCTACGGAAGAAGGCGAACCGCCGTTGGGACGAGCTGAAGATTGGGGTTGGGATGTTGAAAAGTTGTCGGTTGTCAGTTGTAAGTTGATTGACAACGAAACCGTTTTTCCTTTGGAATTAAACACCATGCCAGGTTGGGCGGGAAGTAGTTGGTACTTTTTTAGATATATGGAAAGTGAAAAGCGCAACGAAGTTTTCGCTTCAAAAGAAGCATTGAACTATTGGCAAGATGTTGACCTTTATATTGGAGGAAGCGAGCACGCAACCGGCCATTTATTATATAGCCGTTTTTGGGTTAAATTTATGCACGATCGCGGATTGGTTCCCGTAGAAGAACCTTTTAAAAAGCTGATAAACCAAGGAATGATTTTGGGAGAGAGTGCTTTTGCGCATAGAATAAATCAAGGTTATTATAATTACAAAGATGTTTCAGATGAAGAATTTGAAAGATTGGATGAGATATTTGACAATCTTTTTAATATTGATTTCACTGGAAGATTAGTTTCTTGGAATTTACTTCACGGGAAAAAAGTATTCGATGCAATTGCGGGAGAAAAATATAATCTTAGTGATGTATTTGATTTAAAAGATTTAGAATATTATTTTAAGGAAACTGGTTTTGATTCGAATAAAATTTCCTTTACTACAACTAAAATTCACGTTCCTGTTAGTGATGTTGATTTAAAAAATCAAATAATTCTTGAGAGTTTTGCTAAATTCTATCAAGGAGAACTAGATTCAAATTCTTTATTTTTGAATAATGACGGGAAAATAGAAGTTTCAAGAGAAGTAGAAAAAATGTCCAAATCCAAATACAACGTGGTAAGTCCAGACGATATTTGTGAACAATACGGCGCCGATACTTTAAGATTGTACGAAATGTTCCTCGGTCCGCTGGAACAAGCAAAACCTTGGAACACGGCTGGAATTACAGGAGTTCACGGTTTCCTTAAAAAACTTTGGAAACTGTATCATTCAGGGGAGAACGAAAGTTTTTATGTCTCGGGCGAAACAGCTTCAAAAGATGGTTTGAAAACACTCCATAAAACCATAAAAAAAGTTCAGGAGGATATTGAGAATTTCAGTTTCAATACTTCAGTTTCATCTTTTATGATTGCGGTAAACGAGCTCTCAGCAGAAAAATGTAACTCGCGAGAAGTTTTGGAGCCTTTGGCAATTCTTATTTCACCTTATGCACCACATATTGCAGAGGAACTTTGGGAGAAGTTGGGTCATTCAGAAAGTATTTCTACAGCACCTTTCCCAAAATTTGAACAGAAATTTTTGGTTGAAAGCAGCAAGGAATATCCAATTTCCTTCAACGGAAAAATGCGTTATACGCTGGAATTACCGCTCGATTTAACCAAAGATGAAATAGAATCTGCCGTAATGTCACACGAGAAAACTGCCCATTATTTGGAAGGTCGCACTCCTAAAAAGGTTATAATCGTTCCCGGAAAAATTGTAAATATCGTGGGTTAA
- a CDS encoding zinc metallopeptidase — MFGYYIIAGLIFLVSWLVSNTLKSKFKKYSQVHLQNGMSGKEIAEKMLADSGITDVKVVSVAGQLTDHYNPADKTVNLSEAVYMQRNAAAAAVAAHECGHAVQHATAYSWLKMRSAIVPAVGIASKLSNFVIMAGLIMTAMNIMGVLGNTIFFIGILLFAATTVFAFITLPVEYDASNRALAWLESSKMVTPQEHEGAKDALKWAARTYVVAAIGSLATLLYFISIFMGRR, encoded by the coding sequence ATGTTTGGATATTATATAATTGCAGGCCTCATTTTCTTAGTAAGTTGGTTAGTAAGCAACACACTGAAAAGCAAATTCAAAAAGTACAGCCAAGTTCACCTTCAAAATGGAATGAGTGGAAAGGAAATAGCTGAAAAAATGCTAGCAGACAGCGGAATTACCGATGTAAAAGTGGTTTCCGTAGCTGGTCAATTAACCGATCATTACAACCCAGCAGATAAAACCGTAAACTTAAGTGAAGCGGTATATATGCAGCGTAACGCCGCTGCTGCTGCTGTTGCAGCTCACGAATGTGGTCACGCAGTGCAACACGCCACAGCTTACAGTTGGCTGAAAATGCGTTCTGCGATTGTGCCTGCGGTAGGAATAGCCAGTAAATTATCCAACTTTGTAATTATGGCTGGTTTAATAATGACTGCTATGAACATTATGGGGGTTTTAGGGAATACAATATTTTTCATAGGAATTCTACTTTTTGCAGCTACAACAGTTTTCGCGTTTATCACCTTACCAGTAGAATATGATGCTAGTAACCGTGCATTAGCTTGGTTGGAAAGCAGTAAAATGGTAACTCCGCAAGAACACGAAGGTGCAAAAGATGCTTTAAAATGGGCAGCTAGAACTTATGTGGTTGCAGCAATTGGTTCGCTGGCTACCTTATTATACTTCATCTCTATTTTTATGGGAAGGAGATAG